DNA from Salmo salar chromosome ssa24, Ssal_v3.1, whole genome shotgun sequence:
gattggagtgacaagtggactacacgtctcgaatgttcaggaagttaagcttacgttgcaaaaatgttattgactaagatgatacagtactgctggctggtggagtaggctagctagcagtggctgcgttgttgactttgaacgtgtagctggcaaggtaacctcggtagtttcagtactacaccttgtcatgatacaaagcaactttgtagctagctagctaacataacactaatcaagacgttccttgtagtgtatttagtttcaacaatgctgctgtcggtaatagttggctaggttaggaaaaatggcgtcgcgggggacggaaatagctggctagctaacctcgatggctggctagctaacaattatcaattaacaattatcaagctatgtaaagctatgctatcgtaaatacagagtcttgtgcattctaaataaccgcccatttggaaaaggaaaatgcaaggaatatttactctgagctgtgcttcaataggttggtcgtagatggaaGGGATCTTCCTGTCCTCTGAAGAATGTATGGTAGAACGGATGCGTTGTAGTAACGTCTTGTGTTTGGTAGAAGAGATACTTTGTCCTTCccttcctagcccacgtttacagctgctgcttctcactcaacggctaggaggtatcacttctttagtgaataagagttcaaagttcataccaagttgccatactttaagCTCACGCTGAAGTTGGTTTAGTTCTGTAGATTAGGCCTTTTAACGTATGCACCGTCGTCCTCACGTCCTCGGGAACACAAATGTTAATTTTTCttaaagggcttatatagtggtggagagaagggcgtgtttcatagtttacaaccaatgtctgttcacatggACACTGAGTTGAGCCTAGTTCACTTAtgaaaaacaattctctcatttagaagctaaaattacatttagtcttttcacaaatagtttcatatttaaacatttaaattgcacaacaattccatgtgaatctgataaactgtatcttggaaagtctacacattcaagttatgtcatcctatcatcagtaataatgtctcagatgacaactgatctgatatcatattctttaagtaccaatgcatattttcaactggttggattaccgaaatatggttctggTCCCAACCCTTTTGATGTTTTcagactctctatgttaacaaacgGCTTTCCAAGAGtaactctgtagtgtagtgtagtgagagagagagagacataaacctGGCCAACTACATGACAGtgcccttccaaatcatgtccaatcaatttgaatttaccacaggtggactcaaattaagttgtagaaacatctcaaggatgatcaatggaaacaggatgcaccagagctcaatttcgagtctcttagcaaaaggtctgaatacttatgtaaataaggtatttatgtttttatttgtaataaatgtgcaaatatttctaaaaacctgttcactttgtcattatggggtattgtgtgtagattgagggacactttttttgttgttgacattttAGAATagggatgtaacgtaacaaaatgcggaaaacatcaaggtgtctgaatactttctgaatgcactgtaagtgttgAACATTAATGAATAGCAGATGTGGATGTCCAAGTATGAATGTTCATCAGCAAAGAGGATAGTTCACACACATTGTAACATATGTCACAATATTCATATTTCCGAGCCTGTCTCCACCCATTAGGTCTTCATCAGAGACTTAGGCCTATTTAGGAGAGCTGATTTATTGATTGTTCAGAACATTGCAGGTCACTCTAAAGAAACTTCGCTTTAACAGTCAACCTGCCTGTGCTTTGTGTTCTCTCTTCTCCAGCTTCTATGCAGACTTTGGCCCGCTCAACCTGGCCATGTTTTATCGCTTCTGTTGCAAGCTCACTAAAAAGCTCAAGGTAAAGGAACTCTgtaaccttacacacacacacacacactgacagaggaCTTGGTCAATTGATAGTCAACTGTTTTCTCAGCCTAACCAAACAGAAGTTATGTCACACTAGTCAGAAATGGGTAATGTTTGTAGATTATTGAAGAGAATGTTGGCAGGGTTTTAGAACTCATGATTTGTAGAGCATTGTAGTCTGGTAAACCCAGACTCTTTCAGCAACTTTGAtaaaggggaaaaaatatattttcgggGTGGGTCCTCTTCAGACAGACAACTCTCCCAACAAATCTCGAGGCAGACATGCCAGAACGTCGGGATTCGAAACCAAAGTTTGCAGGCAAAACCTTTTGCAGTGGATTTAGTGAAGGTAGTTGATTCAAACTAGCCACTTGCGAAATGCACTCATTTAAAAATAACCTCTGTGATCTCCGTCTTGCTAGCtactatttagtattttattcaaGCGAATAAGGTAGTGACGCAGTTCCTCTATGCCAAACTGAAGTTCTATTGTTAAACTGGAATAATATAACATTTTGGGAGGAACTCGGGATGTCTAGAGAAACTAAGAGCATTGAGTTCAGAGATCTCCTAATCCAGTCCTGGACACTCAATGACAGTCTGACTTATAGCAGGCCTAGGCCTATTGGCGTAAGACAAGCTCATATGGAtaaagttgtgacaaaataaaaagaaatcaatTTATTAccataaattccggactataagccacaacttttttcccagctttgaacctcgcggcttaaacaatgacgcggctaatatatggatttttcccgctttcaatttttttctccaaaaaaacaaacattctgtgacgtgctcagttttttggcggcatgaagctttcattagaccaatgaaattgccgaacgggttaaggtcaaacaacttttttgtttactgtttagattaaatcgagcgctctcaaacttcccattattctgattacggtagtcattttgtcaccctcatcatggcaaagacacggagaaatgcgtATGATgccgctttcaagttgaaggcgattgatctggctgttggagaaggaaatagagctgctgcacgggagcttggtcttaatgagtcgataagacgttggaaacagcagcgtgaggaattgactcagtgcaaaaagacaactaaagcttacagctaattttttgttacaagccgtgtttcgttaaagcctatttatttttgttacaagccgtgtttcgttaaagcctgtgtaaagttaatttgtttcaatgtaccggtaggcacctgcggcttatagacatgtgcggcttatttatgttcaaaataatatatattttttaaattcagtgggtgcggcttatactcaggtgcgcttaatagtccggaaattacggtactcttCTGTATGTTGTCAACTCTACTTGCTATGTTGTTAGTCTGTCGTAGTCAGGGATCAGGATTGTTTTGTGTAGTGATGTGCAGCAGCGTCAGGCAGCCTAGTAGttaaaagcgttgggccagtaaccgaaaggttgctggttcaaatcccgagCTGAAGAGGTGAAAAgtctctgtgcccttgagcaaggcacttaaagatgcactatgcagaaatcactccgccatttcctggtcactaaaattctaatagttcgcctcatttcagtttgtgacaaaacaagcaagtatagtgtagagaatcattgtacagtctaaaccgctgtgaaatatattttccatagcaAAAAAATATTAtactttcagctgtttgaagctggtgtacaaaaccgaaagtaaaagatgcaaaaaagaAACGTAAGAACGGAAAACATAAAATAGCGCACTTACAGATCTACCACTTCGTAGACttgttttcaatgagaatgacagatctataacacacatttctatgtgaatttggtcgggtcgcccaaaaagttacatattgcaactgtaagtcactctagaTCACagcgtctgcaaaatgacttaaatgtaattggctaattgttattttgttgtcatCTGGATCAGTCATGCACACTAGCGAAGAAGAAGATAGTCTTCTACACCTGTGGAGATCAAAAGAAACAAGCCAACGCTGCTTATCTTATTGGTTCATATGCAGTAAGTATTTCTCACTCAGCAGAGAAGTCCTACTGATTGATAGCCCTGAACCAATGATAGATTGAATGTTACCGGGTAATAAAAGTGCTTGTGAATCTTCATTTTAATGTTGCTGCTGTTCTCCGTTAGTAGGTCCTCCGTAATGCTGGCCTGTGTTTGTTTGAAGGTGATGCATCTTCAGAAGACGCCAGAGGAAGCCTACAGTCTACTGGTGTCCAGGAACTCTACCTACTTACCgttcaggtaaacacacacacaaatgcatgcatacatatacaaaCACAGAACTTCTAGAGAGAGAAACTCCTAAAGAGCACACATTAGAATGTAGTGCCAATCACAATTGATCAACGTCGTATTGTTAAGCTTTTATGACCCTGTATTTATTTAGTCCTTTTAAATGTGGTATGAATGCTTTATGCAGATGGATTTGAATTTTTTCTAAATGTAATTGTTTTGTCTGTTTTTAACAGAGATGCCTCTTTTGGAACCTGCATGTACAATTTGAACATTCTAGACTGCTTGTGCGCCATATACAAGGTACCACGCTTCAGTCAGTCCGATGTTAGTCTAACAAGTTCATTTGCAGTTGCACATTTTatgaaatgtaaaacattttgcaTAGCGTTCCATGCTCTAATTGAAATGTACTCCCATAAAATGCATCTCCAGGCTCTGCAGTTTGGCTGGCTTGATTTCTCCCATTTTGATGTGGAGGAATACGAACATTACGAGGTAAGTTTATCGCTATCGTTCTTCAGAATGCAACTTGGGTAAACACAAAGGATTCGtaattgtctgtctgtgtctctttgtTGCAGAGAGCAGAAAATGGAGATTTCAACTGGATAATTCCTGGAAAATTCCTAGCGTTCAGCGGTCCTCATCCAAAAAGCAAAATGGAGAACGGTAGGTTGAAACCCTCCAGATTAGCTTTCTTCAATCTGAGCTGTAAGGACATGTTTGCATTTTTTATGTTTTAATGCCAATGTGGAACACGCTGCCACATTGATCTTTTCCCCGCTAAGAATGACTGGCAAATTAACTCCCTTACACTGTGTAGCCTGTACTTGCAAAGTGGACATCGAAAACATGACGCATTTCAGTCACAGAACTTTATAAAATGATCATTTTACAAGCATACACTTCCCCCCTACATGCCGTGTACAAATATATGTGACTTCAGGTGTGCAGAAGTAAAACAATTTCTACAAAAACATTTCGTTCTCTCCAGGTTACCCTCTTCATGCCCCCGAGGCCTACTTTCCTTACTTCAGGAAACACAATATCACAACCATCGTCCGTCTCAACAAGAAGATGTATGACGCAAAGCGTTTCACCGACATGGGCTTTGAGCACCACGACCTCTTCTTCGTGGACGGGAGCACGCCAAACGACTCCATCGTCAGGAAGTTCCTCAACATCTGTGAGAACGCAAACGGAGCTATCGCTGTTCACTGCAAAGGTACTTCATTACATTCACGCCTCAGTCCCAAATGAATGGGAAAGATTGGCAGCGTAACTCTGCTCAAACACTACATATCCCACTGATCCTAATGTTTTTCAGCTGGTCTGGGTCGAACAGGCACCCTGATAGGCTGCTACATGATGAAGCACTACCGCCTGACTGCGGCTGAGGCCATCGCCTGGATGCGTATCTGCCGGCCCGGATCAGTCATCGGACCACAACAAAACTTTGTAGAAGAGTATgtgtctgatttatctctagattCAATCCATTGTTGTGAAGGTTTTTGCTGTATAGATCAGTGGTCACCAGCTCTAGTCCTGGAGAGCCACAGGCAGACTAGCTCCAACCCAGCACTAACGCACCCAATTCAACTCAGGTTTTTCAGAGACATCTTGGATTGAGTTGAGTATCAATTGTTGAATCAATATCAAAGATGTTTTGTAGGGAGTCGTACAACTTCAATGTTGTTATCCCGTTATGCTGCAGTAAGCAGAGCAGTCTGTGGTCCGAGGGTGACGTGTTCCGGGAGAAAATGAACGAGCAGGAAAACGGCAAGCTGGCTGTCACCAGGATCCTGTCGGGGGTCGATGACATCACCATCAACGGCAGCAACAACAGCAAGATGTCCAAGAAAGAAGAGGCGGAACTGGTAAGAGCTTTGGAAATCCTGTCTGGTTACTTTGATGTCAAGAAATTGAATAAACCTTAATGtcaagaaaggagggagggaacagTGAGTTAATGGATTCCTCTGTCTGTGTACCTCGTTTTCTTACCATTTGTCATTCATCTCCCTCAGTATAATGACGATGAGGAGATGAATGGCATCACGCAGGGTGATAAACTGCGAGCCCTGAAAAGCAAGAGACAGGCCAGAGCATCCACAGGCTCCCTATCGTAAGTATCCCATCTACCTTCAACTCCCATCATGCATCACACTGACTTGTTTCAGGATACTGAAATAAGTGAACCCCCCATTCGCTGCATTTGGTTGAGTTATCAAATTGATTAAATGGGTTTATTTTGTCCTTAAAGTTCATAGAATTGTAATTAGGGGAGGGGAGTAGGAACAGGCTTTGTAGTCATGTTATCCAAGTCATCCATTGTATTGAAGTTGAGGTTTCATTAGGATTCTAACTTGAGATCATTTGGTATTGTAGTTTCCTTTTTGGATGTCATTTCATGCTCCCCCATTCATTCTTGGGTGGCAAGGATTTGATTTTAGCCTAATGATAGTTGGCCCATTATAGGTATATGTACTATGGGTTGTAATACAGGTTTTGGGTTGATATAACAGTCCacttgttgttctgttgttgccATGCATTTGGTCTTGTAGTCATCATGGTTTATTTTTCATTGTCTGCCTCAAAACCATATAGTAGCTGCAACTCATGATTCTAACACTGATAGACAATTTTCTCATCATCAACAATAGTCAATGTAGAATGACTGAAAGTAGTGTCTTACAAGCCCATATGAGCTGGGCACACTGCGCTATTTTAATGAGCGCCAGATTTACTATTTTAATGGCCGCCATGTTCCACTGAGAACCAAATGCGAATGTTATGGTTGTGGAACATTTGGTGCCAACATGGAGGACTGTTTGTAGACCACTGTGAACACCTATGGCTGTGGGTTTTGTTATCCCGTGGCAGGCAGGCGGTAGTATACTGCTGGAGCCTCTTAGGCACCGTGTGGCCAGAATGCTGTCTGGATTGTCTGCCTTTCAAaatgtagcagagagagcaagacagagagggaaaaaaactgaGAGAAAAACTGAGAGAGGAAGTGAGGTTTTGTATCATGGAGGTAAGTGCATGTCACTTCTTGTCTGACTAGCTTCCTCTTCCTGTATAAATGGTCGCCATGCCAATGGATGTATGGCTTTTGGGTGACTGCGGTACGATAAGGTATCCTGTGGGTGGATAATGTGATGAATGATTTTGGTCACCTGCTCGGGCACGTGCTGCTTTGATATGCACAGGCTAGCAAGGGTGAGAACTGGGAATCTCCAGTAGACAGGGATTCCGAGGACTACTTATACTATTGATTGAGACAGCTGCTCAACAGAATGTGGTTTCTCCATCGTCATGGATACATCGATATGCTCTGAGATTGGCTGTTCATGGAAGCCCAAACCTTGCCCTCCTATTATTTAACCATTTAGTTTTTCTCAGTGAAAGGGACTGAAATGGATAATGCAACATTGACTGTGGGCACGTGTGATCTATTTTTACCTCCTAtgcataacaaaaaaaaaaaagcatgatTTAACCTTTTGAACATGCATGGCCTCTGTATTGTACCTAATATGTTGTAAGTGTTGGACCAGGTTGAATGTAAAATGGCTGttctttttccattgtgttagTGACTGGGTCAGTGCCTGCCCACTGTCCGTGCCTTGCTTCTTCCTGCCTAAAAATCTTCTCTACTAAACCAAACCCACATTTATCTTGCAAGAATCCCTCATTGACTCTTGTCGTAGTAAGGGTCCAATCACCATAGGCCACTTTCATCAGCCTATTGTATTCATGTCTTGAGAATTATGTTGCTAATTATTTTCATGAAAGTCTCAGTTTCTTTCCGCCAGTATCTTCCACGGGAACAGTTAGACTCAGATTATGTTCTAGATTAAGTGTATCCTGCACATGATTGTCAAATGCCCTTGGTGTTCACTGTGAGAACACTCCTCGAGACGACATTTGGGCCTCTGGACTAAGAGGTGTATAAGCCCAGTTATTTTTAGGTGATGTATTTACAAACACACATTGTGTGAAGCTTTTCTTCAGTTGTCTAGGCCTGTGGAGGTGCCTTTGTTCTTGCACCGTGTCCTTGATTGCCTTCTCCATTGAAGTCAGTCTTTCAGAGTAAACTGGAAGCAAGCTTTGGTGTTTCCTTACTGATTCTCAATGTTGAACCATACTTAGGCCTATAACTGCGCAAACACCGGAGATGGTAGACTCTGAAATGCGCCACTAGACCACCATTTGGGAAACCGTTTTAGCATGCTGTGGAAAACAAGTTGTGTAAAATCAATGCAAGAATTTGGGAGGTGGTGAGACTTGAATTGGTGAACTTAGCaggtaccttctctgctatggtGAAAAGACtttactttttgttttattttgtagcCTGGGTGCCTAACTGTTTCAGcatttaataatgccactttgcTGCCTTGTCAATCAAGATAACAACCAGTTGGCTGAAATGGAAAGTGTCTGGCACCCAGGTTACAGGCTAGTGGATATGTACAGTAGGACTCAGGACGGGGCGTTGCTGTTGGCTAAGCCTGACCCAGTTCCAGTGGAAAAGAGAACGAGTGAGATTCTCTCCTCtggatgtctctctgtctatccttcTTTCTGTCATGTTTTTGTTTCTGTTCTGTTTGGATGTTTTCCCCCTCCTCCTTTAGATGGTTGGTAGCCATGCTGCTCTCGTCCCTGTGTAGCCTTGCCCTGTGGTGGATTGTGTATGGCTTCCCTTCTTCCATCCTGCATTTCTGTATAGACGGGTTAGGATTTCACTGAGCTCTCCTGTCCGCCCGTCCCCCAAACTCTTCCCCCTTCCGGAGTCTAACTGAGAATGCTGTAAGTGTGCCCCCTCACATTAATAACCCCCTCAAGAGTTTATGTGCCGGGGCCCCTCCTCCCGTCCCCCATCCTCACCTTTCTTTACACTTTTAAATATCCTTCAGAGTTCTGGTATAAGTTTTGTCACACCCTGGCTGCAACTGACTTTTTTTTGCAAACGAGGTGAGTAGGGATCACGTTTCTGTGATGTGTTACTTAGCCTTTTGTCAGTCTTGGAGAGTTTTGGAAATGCCTTTTTTTGCTTTTTAACTTCAAGCACTGCCAGTAATAACCGCTTCCTGCTTATATATTTCACTCCTTGAATCTCTGTTTTGGAATAATTTTACCAGTAGCTGCAAATCAGCAAAGCCAATGCAAATCACTCCCACCCCAACTGAATAGTGCGCTTAAAGCAGTCGGTGAAAGCAGATATTGATCCAATTCCTAATTCAAGTGCTACAACCAGCTTATATTTGACCTCTGGCAAGCCTCCAGCACCTGAATAACCAACAAAGTGCTTCTATTGCCTCACATTCAACTTTGCATCAAACTCTGAGCCAAAGTTCCTCTGAGCCATGAGTAAATGAATGCTCAACATCTTAAATGTTCTGGATTATTCTGCGGCTGCTGCCtgtttgctctctctgtctctgcatctcCAAGCTGTGTGGTCTCaatctcctcctgtctgtctttctccctcccttgcTGTTGATGTTGAAatatggtgtgtgtttgtgtgtttacagacaagaagaaaaaaacaccCACAGCAGGTCATCGCAGTCTTTAAGGTACTTAAACGCTTCCTGATTGAGAACTCAACTAGACCGATTGTCCGGCTGCACAGTATGGGGCCGTTTGTTCACTTGCTGTCGAGGTGGTGTGTTAATTAAAGGGACACCCCGCCATTGGCAACTGAAGGCCATCATGTTCGCCCGTTTCTACGTGTTGCATCGGTTTGCAAATTACGGCCGGCACTCTGTTCAGAGGGGCTAAGAACTCTCGGCCGGCAGGCGCTTGACAATCCTACCAGTCTGTCCGTTCTCTAAGTATttggtctctctctgctccaggATTCTCCTTCAGTCCAGTGGGCAGAGCTGTAAAGCTGTGGTGAACCCCTCCCATCTCCCTGATGCCTCCGAGAAAAGGAAAAGAACCAGAACCTCACTGCCTGCCAATAGTTTGGGGGGCAGGTTAGTGTCAAGGTCTCCAATAAGCCGTGCTATTGAATTCCAACTAGTACTTTCATCGACAGCAGTGCAATATTAATGTGAAAGTCTGTATAAGGTGTGAGTAAGTTAGGATTTGTCAGAGGTAATGCTGATCTAGTTTGCTCTATTTCTCGTATTTGTTAGCTGAATATTCTGTCAAATGTTTGaaggttttatatatatatatatatatatatatatatatatatatatatatatatatatatatatatatataatagactcagtcaTACAGAAAAGAGTTGACACAAGTGTGTGAAGTAAACTGGACAGAATGAGCCATAGCCATACATGGTTTATGATAGCTCGAttaaccccttccctcctctGCCAGCTCCCTGTGCCACTCCAGACTAGCCAGGTCTCTAGACAGCATGCATGTAGTGGCCAGTGACAGAGAGCCAGTGTGCCGTGAGCCCAGTGCCTGCCGTAGAGACACAGTCAACCTGCCCAACCTAAACATGCTGCAGGTCCCTCGGAAGGCAAGCCCCTCCTCAACCCTTTCTCTGGGCTCAACCTCACTCTCTCCTACTCTGCGGGTCCCCCACACACCAAGGGTCTGCTTAACTTTACATTTCATAAGAGCAAACGCCTTCTATATCTGTTTGTACTCTAGGCTTCCGACACTCCGGCTCAAACAATTG
Protein-coding regions in this window:
- the cdc14b gene encoding dual specificity protein phosphatase CDC14A isoform X7, whose protein sequence is MKRKSEKRRPESMKKRRAAQREEAELKSDIHISVSDQLYFAVLQQKIKSTADRHCFCIDDELSYENFYADFGPLNLAMFYRFCCKLTKKLKSCTLAKKKIVFYTCGDQKKQANAAYLIGSYAVMHLQKTPEEAYSLLVSRNSTYLPFRDASFGTCMYNLNILDCLCAIYKALQFGWLDFSHFDVEEYEHYERAENGDFNWIIPGKFLAFSGPHPKSKMENGYPLHAPEAYFPYFRKHNITTIVRLNKKMYDAKRFTDMGFEHHDLFFVDGSTPNDSIVRKFLNICENANGAIAVHCKAGLGRTGTLIGCYMMKHYRLTAAEAIAWMRICRPGSVIGPQQNFVEDKQSSLWSEGDVFREKMNEQENGKLAVTRILSGVDDITINGSNNSKMSKKEEAELYNDDEEMNGITQGDKLRALKSKRQARASTGSLSQEEKNTHSRSSQSLRRTVSRRRRTRCSLQSMRLTRLCYSIPTARAPVLR
- the cdc14b gene encoding dual specificity protein phosphatase CDC14A isoform X9 — translated: MKRKSEKRRPESMKKRRAAQREEAELKSDIHISVSDQLYFAVLQQKIKSTADRHCFCIDDELSYENFYADFGPLNLAMFYRFCCKLTKKLKSCTLAKKKIVFYTCGDQKKQANAAYLIGSYAVMHLQKTPEEAYSLLVSRNSTYLPFRDASFGTCMYNLNILDCLCAIYKALQFGWLDFSHFDVEEYEHYERAENGDFNWIIPGKFLAFSGPHPKSKMENGYPLHAPEAYFPYFRKHNITTIVRLNKKMYDAKRFTDMGFEHHDLFFVDGSTPNDSIVRKFLNICENANGAIAVHCKAGLGRTGTLIGCYMMKHYRLTAAEAIAWMRICRPGSVIGPQQNFVEDKQSSLWSEGDVFREKMNEQENGKLAVTRILSGVDDITINGSNNSKMSKKEEAELYNDDEEMNGITQGDKLRALKSKRQARASTGSLSRTVSRRRRTRCSLQSMRLTRLCYSIPTARAPVLR
- the cdc14b gene encoding dual specificity protein phosphatase CDC14A isoform X11; translated protein: MKRKSEKRRPESMKKRRAAQREEAELKSDIHISVSDQLYFAVLQQKIKSTADRHCFCIDDELSYENFYADFGPLNLAMFYRFCCKLTKKLKSCTLAKKKIVFYTCGDQKKQANAAYLIGSYAVMHLQKTPEEAYSLLVSRNSTYLPFRDASFGTCMYNLNILDCLCAIYKALQFGWLDFSHFDVEEYEHYERAENGDFNWIIPGKFLAFSGPHPKSKMENGYPLHAPEAYFPYFRKHNITTIVRLNKKMYDAKRFTDMGFEHHDLFFVDGSTPNDSIVRKFLNICENANGAIAVHCKAGLGRTGTLIGCYMMKHYRLTAAEAIAWMRICRPGSVIGPQQNFVEDKQSSLWSEGDVFREKMNEQENGKLAVTRILSGVDDITINGSNNSKMSKKEEAELYNDDEEMNGITQGDKLRALKSKRQARASTGSLSYSIPTARAPVLR
- the cdc14b gene encoding dual specificity protein phosphatase CDC14B isoform X8, whose amino-acid sequence is MKRKSEKRRPESMKKRRAAQREEAELKSDIHISVSDQLYFAVLQQKIKSTADRHCFCIDDELSYENFYADFGPLNLAMFYRFCCKLTKKLKSCTLAKKKIVFYTCGDQKKQANAAYLIGSYAVMHLQKTPEEAYSLLVSRNSTYLPFRDASFGTCMYNLNILDCLCAIYKALQFGWLDFSHFDVEEYEHYERAENGDFNWIIPGKFLAFSGPHPKSKMENGYPLHAPEAYFPYFRKHNITTIVRLNKKMYDAKRFTDMGFEHHDLFFVDGSTPNDSIVRKFLNICENANGAIAVHCKAGLGRTGTLIGCYMMKHYRLTAAEAIAWMRICRPGSVIGPQQNFVEDKQSSLWSEGDVFREKMNEQENGKLAVTRILSGVDDITINGSNNSKMSKKEEAELYNDDEEMNGITQGDKLRALKSKRQARASTGSLSWLVAMLLSSLCSLALWWIVYGFPSSILHFCIDGLGFH